Proteins from one Setaria italica strain Yugu1 chromosome V, Setaria_italica_v2.0, whole genome shotgun sequence genomic window:
- the LOC101781363 gene encoding VQ motif-containing protein 4, with the protein MDAGAATSAQERPAPPSPVAAALPMPMPLPQASADPSNPFPTTFVQADTTSFKQVVQILTGTPETAAAAAAGGAQSSPPAPQKPAPAPTGPKKPAFKLYERRSSMKSLKMLCPLLPAAAAFAAGGSAGNGFSPRGFSPRGLEVLSPSMLDFPSLALGSPVTPLPPLPGSEEAAAAEDRAIAEKGFYLHPSPRGNAGPGGDLQAPPRLLPLFPVQSPTSRP; encoded by the coding sequence ATGGACGCCGGCGCAGCCACCTCCGCCCAGGAgcgcccggcgccgccctcgccggtGGCCGCCGCGCTGCCGATGCCGATGCCGCTGCCACAGGCGTCGGCGGACCCGTCCaaccccttccccaccacctTCGTCCAGGCGGACACCACCTCCTTCAAGCAGGTGGTCCAGATCCTCACCGGCACGCCGGagaccgcggcggccgcggcggcgggcggggcacaGTCGTCTCCGCCGGCCCCGCAGAAGCCGGCACCGGCGCCCACGGGGCCCAAGAAGCCGGCTTTCAAGCTCTACGAGCGGCGGAGCAGCATGAAGAGCCTCAAGATGCTGTGCCCGCtgctccctgccgccgccgccttcgccgccggcggctccgCGGGCAACGGGTTCTCCCCGCGGGGGTTCTCGCCGCGCGGTCTGGAGGTGCTGTCGCCGAGCATGCTGGACTTCCCGTCGCTGGCGCTGGGGAGCCCCgtcacgccgctgccgccgctgccggggtccgaggaggccgcggccgccgaggacCGCGCCATCGCCGAGAAGGGGTTCTACCTCCACCCGTCCCCGCGCGGCAATGCGGGCCCCGGCGGCGACCTGCAGGCGCCGCCCAGGCTGCTCCCGCTCTTCCCCGTGCAGTCGCCGACCAGCCGGCCGTGA
- the LOC101773688 gene encoding protein RALF-like 33, which translates to MAAVRLVLFTLVVAAAAALLAVRPASAGVPDMGALDALAAGKKQCSGAVGECGVDEAEELGLSGVGAGEEIVRRTLAARQPRNRYISYAALRADQVPCNQRGRSYYSNCGAGAQKAANPYRRGCSVITRCARNTN; encoded by the coding sequence ATGGCGGCGGTTCGGCTCGTGCTGTTTACGCtcgtggtggcagcggcggcggcgctcctggcCGTGCGGCCGGCCTCGGCGGGCGTGCCGGACATGGGCGCGCTGGACGCCCTTGCGGCGGGGAAGAAGCAGTGCTCGGGCGCCGTGGGCGAGTGCGGcgtggacgaggcggaggagctcgGGCTGAGCGGCGTCGGCGCGGGCGAGGAGATCGTTCGGCGGACGCtggcggcgcggcagccccGGAACCGGTACATCAGCTACGCAGCGCTGCGGGCGGACCAGGTGCCCTGCAACCAGCGCGGCCGCTCCTACTACAGCaactgcggcgccggcgcgcagaAGGCCGCTAACCCCTACCGCCGCGGGTGCTCCGTCATCACCCGCTGCGCCCGCAACACCAACTGA
- the LOC101774096 gene encoding early nodulin-like protein 2: protein MARPIVGVAALAAMFAVLLAASSCAEGRDFHVGGRGGWAPDPAEPFNAWAERNRFQVNDTLVFRYNKDVDAVLVVSQSHYDACNTTEPILRLGGGDSRFVFNSSGPYFFISADTGRCKAGERLIVVVLAVRNNGGNAPSSPSLTPPPPKSSSSPTSPSPVATPAPRASPRPPSPPKSSSSPTTSPPSVATTPAPRASPPPPPSSGKNASSPSLAPVPAPAPASTNGTSSPPSPSSAVALRGGVLACLIIGGAAILV from the exons ATGGCACGGCCGATCGTCGGAGTGGCGGCTCTGGCGGCCATGTTCGCCGTGCTCCTGGCGGCGAGCTCCTGCGCTGAGGGGCGCGATTTCcacgtcggcggccgcggcgggtggGCGCCGGACCCCGCCGAGCCCTTCAACGCCTGGGCGGAGCGCAACCGCTTCCAGGTCAACGACACCCTTG TGTTCAGGTACAACAAGGACGTGGACGCGGTGCTGGTGGTGAGCCAGAGCCACTACGATGCCTGCAACACCACGGAGCCCAtcctccgcctcggcggcggcgactcccgCTTCGTGTTCAACAGCTCCGGGCCCTACTTCTTCATCAGCGCCGACACGGGCCGGTGCAAGGCCGGCGAGcgcctcatcgtcgtcgtcctcgccgtccgcaACAACGGCGGCAACGCGCCGTCGTCGCCTTCGctcacgccaccgccgccaaaaTCATCATCGTCGCCGACATCTCCGTCTCCCGTTGCTACACCTGCTCCACGcgcgtcgccgcggccgccctcGCCACCGAAGTCGTCCTCGTCGCCAACGACCTCGCCTCCTTCCGTTGCTACGACACCTGCTCCGCGTGCgtcgcctccaccgccaccgtcgtcggGGAAGAACGCTTCATCTCCGTCGCTGGCGCCggtgcccgcgcccgcgcctgcTAGCACGAACGGGACGTCgtcgccaccgtcgccgtcgtccgcAGTAGCCTTGAGGGGTGGCGTTCTGGCGTGCCTGATAATCGGTGGAGCAGCGATTCTAGTTTGA
- the LOC101781765 gene encoding protodermal factor 1, whose amino-acid sequence MEARKTARALLASFVLAALAAQAFVGVVEARTSPMEKASQGDVKKPDCVPGVDPHTFPGIPGHGGGITPVPSGGTTPSHGSGYVPTPSHGGGTGGALPSPSHGGTGGALPSPSHGGTGGELPSPSHGGSGSSPSTGGGYGGSPSTPSHGGSGSSPSTGGGYGSSPSTPSHGGGGYGSSPSTGGGYGGSPSTPSGGAYGGGSPSPSHGGGAYGGSSSPTPSYGGSPSHGGIGTSSPTPFLPVDPHSLGSLPGSCDYWRSHPMEIWSALGGRFPSSMGHFFGGAGGLGGAGGLGGAADLSIQDALANTRSDGAGALLREGAAALLNSMTRAGFPYTTEQVRDAFGAAAAGGSDSAAAAQAAAFKKANEGKA is encoded by the exons ATGGAGGCGCGGAAGACGGCGAGGGCTCTCCTTGCGAGCTTCGTGCTCGCGGCGTTGGCCGCGCAGGCCTTCGTCGGCGTGGTCGAGGCCCGGACCAGCCCCATGGAGAAGGCCAGCCAAG GTGACGTGAAGAAGCCGGACTGCGTGCCGGGAGTGGACCCGCACACCTTCCCCGGGATCCCCGGGCACGGCGGTGGCATCACACCCGTGCCGTCCGGCGGCACGACGCCGTCCCACGGCAGCGGGTACGTGCCGACTCCGTCCCACGGCGGGGGCACCGGTGGGGCGCTGCCTTCCCCGTCCCACGGGGGCACAGGCGGGGCGCTGCCTTCCCCGTCCCACGGGGGCACCGGTGGGGAGCTGCCTTCCCCGTCCCACGGCGGCTCCGGGTCGTCGCCTTCAACTGGCGGAGGCTATGGCGGCTCTCCGTCCACCCCGTCCCACGGTGGCTCCGGGTCGTCGCCATCCACTGGTGGAGGGTACGGTAGCTCTCCGTCGACCCCgtcccacggcggcggcgggtacggATCTTCCCCGTCCACCGGCGGCGGGTACGGCGGTTCCCCTTCGACGCccagcggcggcgcctacgGTGGCGGTTCCCCCTCGCCATCCCACGGAGGAGGCGCCTACGGGGGCAGCTCTTCCCCCACGCCGTCGTACGGTGGCTCCCCGTCGCACGGCGGCATCGGGacctcgtcgccgacgccgtTCCTCCCCGTCGACCCCCACAGCCTCGGCTCCCTCCCCGGCTCATGCGA CTACTGGCGGTCCCACCCGATGGAGATCTGGTCGGCGCTGGGCGGGCGGTTCCCGAGCTCGATGGGCCACTTCttcggcggcgcgggtggcctcggcggcgcgggcggcctcggcggcgccgccgacctGAGCATCCAGGACGCGCTGGCCAACACCCGGTCCGACGGCGCGGGCGCGCTGCTGcgcgagggcgccgccgcgctgctcaaCTCCATGACCCGCGCGGGCTTCCCCTACACCACGGAGCAGGTCCGCGACGCGTTcggggccgcggcggccggcggctccgacagcgccgcagcggcgcaggcggcggcgttcAAGAAGGCCAACGAGGGCAAGGCGTAG